DNA from Patescibacteria group bacterium:
ATTGATTTAACGGTCTCATCCTGAACGAAGTGAAGGATCTCTCAATGGTGTTTATGGAAAACGGGATAATTTACGCAATCGCCGTTATTTTGGGCTTAGTCGCCGGCAGTTTTATTAATGCCTTGGCATGGCGGCTCAAAACCGGCGAGTCGGTCCTGCGCGGACGTTCGCATTGCCCTCGGTGCCGCCACGGCCTCGCCTGGCGTGATTTGGTGCCACTCTTGTCGTTCATCGCGCTTTGCGGTCGCTGCCGTCATTGTAAAAAGTCCATTTCCTGGCAGTATCCGGCCGTGGAGGTCATTGCCGCTTTGCTCGCGGCCATCATTCTTTGGCACGGGCTTGCTTCGGGATATGAAATATTTGAATTTTGCCGTGACTGGTTTTTCAGCGGTATTCTGCTCGTAATTTTTATTTATGATTTGCGATGGGGGATTATTTTGGATCAGGTTTCACTGCCCTCAATTATTGCCGCGCTCTCAATTAATTTACTGCTCGGCGTATCCTGGTTCAGCCTGATCATCGCCGCCGCGCTCGGTGCGTCATTCTTTGGCCTGCAGTTTGCCATCTCTCGCGGCAAGTGGATTGGCGCCGGCGATATTCGCATGGGCGCGCTCATGGGCGCGATGCTTGGCTGGCCGTCAATTCTCGTTGGTTTGTTTCTCGCGTATATTTTAGGTTCTGCCGTGGCCGTGCCTCTTCTGATTTCTAAAACCAAAAAAATGAAATCCACCATTCCGCTTGGTCCGTTTCTGGCAGTCGGCACGTTCGTGGCCATGCTTTGGGGCCAGCAGATAATCAATTGGTATCTGGGATTATGATATACAAAAACGGCTTTTCTCTTATCGAGGTGCTTGTATCCATCTCCATCTTTGCGCTGATTACCACCTCCCTGGTCGCAAATTTTCGCGGCGGGGAGACCAAGAACCAGCTTAATCTTGCGGCGTCAAACACCGTAGCCGAACTGCGCAAGGCGCAGAGCATGACCCAGGCCGGACAGCCGACCCGGGTTTGCCTTAGCGGCGATCAAATTATCGGAAATTGCGAGGCCAATCCTTCCTGCGCCGGCACCTGCGTTGAAAATGTTCCGGTCGGCGGTTGGGGACTGGTTTTTACGAGCGGCAGCGACAAGATGAAGCTGTTTGCAAACAGCGAGCTTGCGGTTGCGTTTGATGAATCGGAAGAACAAGTGAGTGAATTACCGGTTTCTCCGACCGGCCGCGTTAAAATTTCCGGCATTACGACCGATACCGGACCCGTCAATACCCTGGTCGTGTATTTTAGACCGCCTGTGGATCGCATTGTTTTTGCCGGCGATGTCGCATTGAATCCAACCAACGCAACCATCGTGCTGGAACACATGACAAGTGGCGCGACCCGGATAATTAAAATAAATAATATTTCAGGAAGAATTGATGTTGAATGATAATCAAAAGGGGCAGGGCCTCATTGAAATGCTTATCGCCATCGCGATTATTCTAACCGCAATCGTCGGCGGTCTTTCGCTTATGATCTCAAGCTATAATGCTGAGCAGGAAAGCGCCCGTCGCACCGTCGCGGCGAATCTTGGCCGCGAAGCCATCGAAATCTGCCGCGGTCTGCGCGACAGCGCGTGGATAAACCGCGCGGCTTTTGAGAGCTGGTTCACGAACGCGGATTTGGATTACTCATTCGCGCCGTCATTTGATGAAGCGCAGATGAAATGGACGCTCAGCTCCGTGCCGGACGCAATTTCCGATGCCGCCGCGGGCGTTTATCAATATAAAACCGGTTCGCTTGCCGGCATGATGAATAATTTTGAGGCGCATGACGCCGCGACCACGCTGTTTCGCCGCATTATTTTCATGAATCCAATCTGCTGGAATTCGGTTACCCAAACCGAATCCACAGTGGAGGACGGAAGCCGTTGCACGCCGCTTGAAACCGTGGGCGTCAAAATCCGGGCGCGCGTTGAATGGTCGGAGCGCGGACGCACCCACGGCGTCAATGTAGAGGACCAACTTTATAATTGGAGATGGCGATGAAGAATAAAAATAACAAAGGATTTACGCTCATGGAGATGCTGGTCGTTCTGGCCGTATTTTCTACTTTTGTAATAATGGCAACGGATTTGTTCTTGACCGTGAACCGCGTGCAAAGGGAAACCCAGGTGTCCGAGCGAGTTTTGAGTGAAAACCGTTCCATTTTGGAGACCATTGCCCAGGAAGTGCGGCAGAGCAGGGTTGATTACAAAGCCTATGGCGATCCGGCAAATCCGGCTGACGCGATTGTGAGTCCGGTTGGCGAGCTAAAATTACTTTCTGCGGCCGCGGAAAAAGTATTAATCAAAAAAGATTCTACGTTCTGCCCGTCCGCCCTGAGCACGCCCTGTGTGGTCGTGAGCCGCGATAACGGCGTGAGCTGGGCTTCAATGACGCCAAAGGGCATCCGCGTGATTGATATGAAATTTATCGTGAGTCCGGCGCTGGATCCGTTTTATTTCAACGGCACTGATTATCTTTCGTCCGAGCAGCCGCTTGTTACCGTAATTTTAAATCTTGAAAGCACGGACGAGATGGGCAAAAAACACGCCCAAGTCAGCAATCAAACCAGCATTGCCGTGCGCGCTTATGAAAGATAAAAATATCAAAATTAAAAAAAATGAACAGGGAACGGTTTTGCTCCTCGCGCTTTTGCTCATGGCGTCGGTTGTTGTTGCCGGAGTCGGCATGGGACAAATTATTATGTCGCAAATCCAGCAGGCGATTCTAACCGATGATTCAATCACCGCGTTCTACGCCGCCGAGGCCGGGCTGGAAAGTTCTCTCTTCAAATTGCGCGCCCTGGATATGTCCGCGGGTTCGCTGCCCGTCGCCGGAACGCTTGATAACGGCGCGACCTGGAGCATTACGACCCAGAGTTCGCGGGCGGATGTTACGGTAAGTCTCGCGGACAATCAAACCTACCAGCTGGATCTTTTTAATCCCGATAATCTTGCTGAAGCGCCGGGCATTGAGTCATTGCGGTTTACCTGGACCGGCGCCGGCCAGCTTGAAATGGCGTACATCAGCTGGTTTCCGTCCGCCGCAATTAATACCGCCGTCTGGCCGCAACAGGAATATCAGGTCGTGACGCCGCCCTTGTCGCTCGTTGGCCCGGCGGTTATCCGCAATGAATTTTCGGCAAATCAGGCGTATCGCGTGCGCCTGCGCGCCGTGAACGGGGCGCTCTCCAGCCTCAATATCACCGGCTGGAGCATGGACAATGCCGTGGCCGGAAGCCAAATTGCTATGCCGTCGCATATCTCCCTTTCTTCAACCGGCCGGTTTGCCCGCGCGCGGCAGGCGCTTTCGGCGAGCATCCCGCGTTTTGCCCAGCTCTCGGGCATCTTTGATTTTGTTTTGTTCAGCGAAGAAAAAATTTCCAAAGAATAATGTATGGATAAAAATCAGGCAAAAATTAGGATAAAAAAATTACGCGATGAAATCAATCGCCATCGCTATCTTTATCATGTTCTGGACAAGATTGAGATTTCCGACGCCGCGCTCGATTCCTTGAAGCACGAGCTCTGGAAGCTGGAGCAGGAATTTCCGTATCTCATTACCCCGGATTCGCCGACCCAGCGCGTCGGCGGCGTGCCGCTCAAAGAATTCACGCAAGTCCGCCACGGCTCGCCCATGCTTTCCATTGAAGATATTTTTGAATATTCCGAGCTCGAAGCGTGGCTCGAGCGCTGCCGCAAGATTCTAGCGCGCGAGGATTTTGATTTTTACACCGAAATAAAAATGGACGGTCTGGCCTTGAGCCTCATTTACCGCGACGGCGCCCTTGTGACCGGCGCGACGCGCGGCGACGGCCGGACCGGAGAAGATGTCACGCAAAATGTAAAAACCATTGAAGCTATTCCGCTCCGCCTGCGCGAGCCGAGCCCGGCCGAGATCAAGAATTTTGGCTCTGACAAATTTAAAAAATTTGTTGAATCCGGTTTCCGCGGCGATTTTGAAATCCGCGGCGAGGCATTCATGACCAAGACGGTTTTTGAAAAATTGAACCAGGAACAGAAAAAGAATGGCCTGCCCGAATTTGCAAATCCGCGCAATGTTTCCGCCGGCAGCATCCGCCAGCTTGATTCCAAGATTACCGCGTCGCGGCATCTTGATTTTTTTGGCTACGATGTCATCACCGATCTCGGCCTGGAATCTCACGAGCAGGTTCACGATCTGATGAAGCTTTTGGGAATCAAGATTAATCCCGAGAGCCGCCACTGCCGGAATATTAAAGAGGTCCATGAGTATCATGAAAAAATTCGTAAAATCCGGCCGCGGCTCAATTATTGGACTGACGGCATCGTGGTAATCGTAAATTTCGTCCCGGCGTTTAAAAAACTCGGCGTGATCGGCAAAGCGCCGCGCGCCGCCATTGCTTACAAATTTCCGGCCGAGCAGGTCACTACCGTGGTCCGCGAAGTGCGCTGGCAGGTCGGCCGCACCGGCGCCATCACGCCGGTCGCGGTCATGAATCCGGTGCATGTCGCCGGCACGACCGTGACCCACGCGACCCTGCACAACATAGATGAGATTAAGAGGCTCGGCGTAAAAATCGGCGACACCGTGATTTTGGAAAAAGCCGGCGACATTATTCCCAAGGTGGTCAAAGTCCTGGCCAATCTGCGCGGCGGCAAAGAAAAAGAAATCCGCGCGCCGGAAAAATGCCCGGTCTGCGGCAGCCCGATTGTCCGCCGGAGCGGGGAAGTGGCGATTTATTGCTCAAATTCCAAATGCTTTGCCAAAGACATGGAGCGAATTATACACTTTGTGTCCAAGCGCGCTTTTGATATTGACGGCCTGGGCATAAAAATCGTTGAACAGCTCATGAACCAGGGGCTGGTCTCAACACCGGCTGATATTTTTACACTTACCGCCGGCGACGTTGAACCGCTTGAAAGATT
Protein-coding regions in this window:
- a CDS encoding prepilin peptidase, which translates into the protein MENGIIYAIAVILGLVAGSFINALAWRLKTGESVLRGRSHCPRCRHGLAWRDLVPLLSFIALCGRCRHCKKSISWQYPAVEVIAALLAAIILWHGLASGYEIFEFCRDWFFSGILLVIFIYDLRWGIILDQVSLPSIIAALSINLLLGVSWFSLIIAAALGASFFGLQFAISRGKWIGAGDIRMGALMGAMLGWPSILVGLFLAYILGSAVAVPLLISKTKKMKSTIPLGPFLAVGTFVAMLWGQQIINWYLGL
- a CDS encoding prepilin-type N-terminal cleavage/methylation domain-containing protein; protein product: MIYKNGFSLIEVLVSISIFALITTSLVANFRGGETKNQLNLAASNTVAELRKAQSMTQAGQPTRVCLSGDQIIGNCEANPSCAGTCVENVPVGGWGLVFTSGSDKMKLFANSELAVAFDESEEQVSELPVSPTGRVKISGITTDTGPVNTLVVYFRPPVDRIVFAGDVALNPTNATIVLEHMTSGATRIIKINNISGRIDVE
- a CDS encoding prepilin-type N-terminal cleavage/methylation domain-containing protein; translated protein: MLNDNQKGQGLIEMLIAIAIILTAIVGGLSLMISSYNAEQESARRTVAANLGREAIEICRGLRDSAWINRAAFESWFTNADLDYSFAPSFDEAQMKWTLSSVPDAISDAAAGVYQYKTGSLAGMMNNFEAHDAATTLFRRIIFMNPICWNSVTQTESTVEDGSRCTPLETVGVKIRARVEWSERGRTHGVNVEDQLYNWRWR
- a CDS encoding prepilin-type N-terminal cleavage/methylation domain-containing protein; the protein is MKNKNNKGFTLMEMLVVLAVFSTFVIMATDLFLTVNRVQRETQVSERVLSENRSILETIAQEVRQSRVDYKAYGDPANPADAIVSPVGELKLLSAAAEKVLIKKDSTFCPSALSTPCVVVSRDNGVSWASMTPKGIRVIDMKFIVSPALDPFYFNGTDYLSSEQPLVTVILNLESTDEMGKKHAQVSNQTSIAVRAYER
- the ligA gene encoding NAD-dependent DNA ligase LigA; this translates as MDKNQAKIRIKKLRDEINRHRYLYHVLDKIEISDAALDSLKHELWKLEQEFPYLITPDSPTQRVGGVPLKEFTQVRHGSPMLSIEDIFEYSELEAWLERCRKILAREDFDFYTEIKMDGLALSLIYRDGALVTGATRGDGRTGEDVTQNVKTIEAIPLRLREPSPAEIKNFGSDKFKKFVESGFRGDFEIRGEAFMTKTVFEKLNQEQKKNGLPEFANPRNVSAGSIRQLDSKITASRHLDFFGYDVITDLGLESHEQVHDLMKLLGIKINPESRHCRNIKEVHEYHEKIRKIRPRLNYWTDGIVVIVNFVPAFKKLGVIGKAPRAAIAYKFPAEQVTTVVREVRWQVGRTGAITPVAVMNPVHVAGTTVTHATLHNIDEIKRLGVKIGDTVILEKAGDIIPKVVKVLANLRGGKEKEIRAPEKCPVCGSPIVRRSGEVAIYCSNSKCFAKDMERIIHFVSKRAFDIDGLGIKIVEQLMNQGLVSTPADIFTLTAGDVEPLERFAEKSSANLVAAIKEKKNVSFARFIYSLGIRHIGEETAVKLAEHFGRLENLEKSNLPELVAVPDVGEVVAQSVYDFFRDDRSKKLIADLIKNGVKVGTEAVRKNRPLSGKSFVLTGSLDSMSRDEAKDRIRALGGDVSSTVSKNTDFVVAGTEPGSKYDKAKKLGVKILSESELLKFLK